A region of Bacillus cabrialesii DNA encodes the following proteins:
- the ytpA gene encoding phospholipase YtpA: MWTWKADRPVAVIVMIHGASEYHGRYKWLIEMWRSSGYHVVMGDLPGQGTTTRARGHIRSFQEYIDEVDTWIDKARTFELPVFLLGHSMGGLIAIEWFKQQRNPRITGIILSSPCLGLQIKVNKALDLASRGLNVIAPSLKVDSGLSIDMATRNEDVIEADQNDPLYVRKVSVRWYRELLKTIESAMVPTDALIRVPLLVMQAGDDKLVDKTKVIKWFNGVASHNKAYREWEGLYHEIFNEPEREDVFKAARAFTDQYI, encoded by the coding sequence ATGTGGACCTGGAAAGCAGACAGACCTGTTGCCGTGATTGTGATGATCCACGGGGCAAGTGAATATCACGGAAGATATAAATGGCTGATTGAAATGTGGAGATCCTCGGGTTATCACGTTGTCATGGGCGACTTGCCGGGCCAGGGGACAACGACAAGGGCCAGAGGGCATATTCGCTCATTTCAAGAATACATTGATGAAGTAGATACTTGGATAGATAAAGCGCGAACCTTTGAGCTGCCTGTTTTTCTTCTCGGTCACAGCATGGGCGGCCTGATCGCGATTGAATGGTTTAAACAGCAAAGAAATCCCCGCATTACGGGAATTATTTTATCATCACCGTGTCTCGGACTGCAAATTAAAGTCAATAAAGCGCTTGACCTTGCATCAAGAGGCCTGAATGTCATCGCTCCGTCGCTTAAAGTTGATTCGGGATTATCGATTGATATGGCGACGCGCAATGAGGACGTTATCGAAGCCGACCAAAATGACCCGTTATACGTCAGGAAAGTTTCTGTCAGATGGTACAGAGAGCTTTTAAAAACAATTGAGTCAGCGATGGTGCCGACAGACGCGTTGATAAGAGTGCCTCTTCTTGTAATGCAGGCCGGTGACGACAAGCTTGTTGACAAGACGAAGGTCATCAAATGGTTTAATGGTGTAGCTTCCCATAATAAAGCGTACAGAGAGTGGGAAGGGCTTTATCATGAAATATTTAACGAGCCCGAAAGAGAAGATGTTTTTAAAGCAGCAAGAGCGTTTACTGATCAATATATTTGA
- a CDS encoding gamma carbonic anhydrase family protein, which yields MIYPYKEHMPDIHPTAFVADNATITGDVVIGEHSSIWFSVVIRGDVAPTRIGNRVNIQDLSCLHQSPNRTLLIEDDATIGHQVTLHSAVIRKNALIGMGSIILDGAEVGEGAFIGAGSLVPPGKTIPPGHLAFGRPAKVIRPLTEEDRQDMQRIRSEYVAKGQYYKSLQQT from the coding sequence ATGATCTACCCTTATAAGGAACATATGCCAGATATCCACCCAACAGCCTTTGTAGCTGATAATGCAACAATTACCGGTGATGTCGTAATCGGAGAACATTCCAGCATTTGGTTTTCCGTTGTCATAAGGGGAGATGTCGCGCCGACCAGAATCGGAAACAGAGTCAATATCCAAGATTTAAGCTGCCTCCATCAAAGCCCAAACCGGACGCTTCTCATTGAAGATGACGCCACGATAGGACATCAGGTTACACTTCATAGCGCCGTTATCCGCAAGAACGCCTTAATAGGAATGGGCTCAATTATTCTAGACGGAGCTGAAGTAGGCGAAGGCGCCTTTATCGGTGCCGGCAGTCTAGTCCCGCCCGGAAAAACCATTCCGCCTGGCCATCTCGCCTTTGGCCGTCCTGCAAAAGTCATCCGCCCTTTGACGGAAGAAGACCGGCAAGATATGCAAAGAATACGATCTGAATATGTAGCAAAGGGCCAATATTATAAATCACTTCAGCAAACATAA
- the alaP gene encoding alanine permease AlaP, translating into MQNQKQELHRGLEERHISLMSLGAAIGVGLFLGSASAIQLAGPGILAAYAISGMIMFFIMRALGEMAIQKPVAGSFSRYARDYLGPLAGYLTGWNYWFLWVVTCMAEITAVGIYMGYWFPDVPNWIWALSALVIMTGVNFLAVKAYGELEFWFALIKIVAILSMIVVGLLMIIAGVGNGGIATGISNLWNNGGFFPHGIKGVLLSLQMVMFAYLGIEMIGVTAGEVKNPQKSLAKAIDTVFWRILIFYVGALFVIMSIYPWQEIGSQGSPFVLTFEKVGIPSAAGIINFVVLTAALSSCNSGIFSTGRMLFNLAEQGEAPKAYGQLTKGGIPGKAVLISAGALLVGVLLNYVVPAKVFTWVTSIATFGAIWTWAIILLSQIRYRKSLQPEEKKHLKYKMPFFPFTSYVSLAFLAFVVILMAYSPDTRVAVIIGPVWFLILLAVYYGKGFHKKNAAAASERNIS; encoded by the coding sequence ATGCAAAATCAAAAACAAGAGCTGCACCGCGGACTCGAAGAAAGGCATATTTCTTTAATGTCTTTAGGAGCTGCCATAGGAGTGGGATTGTTCCTTGGTTCCGCATCAGCTATTCAATTAGCAGGGCCGGGTATTTTGGCAGCGTACGCCATAAGCGGCATGATCATGTTTTTTATTATGAGAGCGCTTGGAGAAATGGCCATTCAAAAACCGGTCGCCGGCTCCTTCAGCCGCTATGCCCGTGATTATTTGGGACCGCTTGCAGGCTATTTAACAGGGTGGAACTACTGGTTTTTATGGGTCGTAACCTGTATGGCTGAAATTACTGCTGTCGGGATTTATATGGGGTACTGGTTTCCGGACGTGCCAAACTGGATTTGGGCATTATCGGCGCTTGTCATTATGACGGGTGTTAATTTCTTGGCTGTCAAAGCTTACGGAGAGCTGGAATTTTGGTTCGCTTTGATTAAAATTGTCGCAATCTTATCAATGATTGTAGTCGGTTTATTGATGATTATCGCAGGTGTCGGCAATGGAGGCATTGCAACCGGAATCAGCAATTTGTGGAACAATGGAGGATTTTTTCCTCATGGAATAAAAGGAGTTTTATTGTCACTCCAAATGGTGATGTTCGCCTATTTAGGGATTGAAATGATCGGGGTGACGGCCGGTGAAGTGAAAAACCCGCAAAAATCGTTAGCCAAAGCAATCGATACGGTATTCTGGCGCATTTTGATTTTTTATGTAGGTGCTTTATTTGTCATTATGTCTATTTATCCATGGCAGGAAATTGGCTCACAAGGAAGTCCGTTTGTCCTCACATTCGAAAAAGTGGGCATTCCATCGGCTGCAGGCATCATTAACTTCGTCGTCTTGACGGCCGCGCTGTCTTCATGCAACAGCGGCATTTTCAGCACAGGGCGGATGCTGTTTAACTTAGCGGAACAGGGAGAGGCGCCAAAAGCATATGGACAGCTGACAAAAGGCGGCATCCCGGGAAAAGCTGTTCTTATTTCAGCGGGCGCTTTATTAGTCGGAGTGCTGTTAAACTATGTTGTGCCTGCGAAGGTGTTTACTTGGGTCACAAGCATTGCGACGTTCGGGGCGATTTGGACGTGGGCAATCATTTTGCTTTCTCAGATTCGATACCGAAAAAGCTTGCAGCCTGAAGAGAAGAAACACTTAAAATACAAAATGCCTTTCTTTCCGTTTACGTCTTATGTGTCATTGGCATTTTTAGCATTTGTCGTTATTCTTATGGCGTACAGTCCCGATACAAGAGTAGCTGTCATTATCGGGCCGGTATGGTTTCTCATCTTGCTTGCCGTGTATTATGGAAAAGGTTTTCATAAGAAAAATGCGGCGGCTGCCAGCGAACGAAATATCAGCTGA
- the asnB gene encoding asparagine synthase (glutamine-hydrolyzing), with protein sequence MCGFVGVFNKHPLAQTADQEELIKQMNQMIVHRGPDSDGYFHDEHVGFGFRRLSIIDVENGGQPLSYEDETYWIIFNGEIYNYIELREELEAKGYTFNTDSDTEVLLATYRHYKEEAASKLRGMFAFLIWNKNDHVLYGARDPFGIKPLYYTTINDQVYFASERKSLMVAQNDIEIDKEALQQYMSFQFVPEPNTLDINVKKVEPGSQFTIRPDGDITFKTYFKANFKPVQTEEDKLVKEVRDAIYDSVNVHMRSDVPVGSFLSGGIDSSFIVSVAKELHPSLKTFSVGFEQQGFSEVDVAKETAAALGIENISKVISPEEYMNELPKIVWHFDDPLADPAAIPLYFVAKEAKKHVTVALSGEGADELFGGYNIYREPLSLKPFERIPSGLKKMLLHVAAVMPEGMRGKSLLERGCTPLQDRYIGNAKIFEESVKKQLLKHYNPNLSYRDVTKTYFTESSSYSDINKMQYVDIHTWMRGDILLKADKMTMANSLELRVPFLDKVVFDVASKIPDELKTKNGTTKYLLRKAAEGIVPEHVLNRKKLGFPVPIRHWLKNEMNEWVRNIIQESQTDAYIHKDYVLQLLEDHCADKADNSRKIWTVLIFMIWHSINIEKRYMPEELSHQPKEVIFV encoded by the coding sequence ATGTGTGGATTTGTCGGGGTTTTTAACAAGCATCCGTTAGCTCAAACCGCTGATCAAGAAGAACTAATCAAACAAATGAACCAAATGATCGTTCACCGCGGTCCTGACAGTGATGGATATTTCCATGATGAGCACGTTGGATTCGGTTTCAGACGGCTCAGCATTATTGATGTAGAAAATGGCGGACAGCCTTTATCATATGAAGATGAAACATATTGGATTATCTTTAACGGAGAAATCTATAACTATATTGAACTGAGAGAAGAACTTGAAGCAAAGGGGTATACATTCAACACGGATTCGGACACAGAGGTTCTTCTTGCGACTTACCGTCATTATAAAGAAGAAGCGGCGTCCAAACTGCGCGGTATGTTTGCCTTTCTGATTTGGAATAAAAACGATCATGTGCTTTATGGAGCAAGAGATCCATTCGGCATTAAACCGTTGTACTACACAACGATCAATGATCAGGTTTATTTTGCCTCAGAGAGAAAAAGTTTAATGGTTGCTCAGAATGATATTGAAATAGATAAAGAGGCATTGCAGCAGTACATGTCTTTCCAATTCGTTCCTGAACCAAACACACTTGATATCAATGTGAAAAAAGTAGAGCCGGGTTCACAGTTTACAATCCGCCCGGACGGCGATATCACATTCAAAACGTATTTTAAAGCGAACTTCAAGCCGGTTCAGACTGAAGAAGATAAGCTTGTGAAAGAAGTCAGAGACGCGATCTATGACTCTGTGAACGTTCATATGAGAAGTGACGTTCCTGTCGGTTCATTCCTGTCTGGCGGAATTGATTCTTCCTTTATTGTATCCGTTGCGAAGGAACTTCATCCAAGCTTAAAAACATTCTCTGTCGGGTTTGAACAGCAGGGCTTCAGTGAAGTCGATGTAGCGAAAGAAACTGCGGCGGCGCTTGGCATTGAAAATATCAGCAAAGTCATTTCGCCTGAGGAATACATGAACGAGCTTCCGAAGATCGTATGGCATTTTGATGATCCGCTTGCTGATCCGGCAGCGATTCCGTTGTACTTTGTAGCAAAAGAAGCGAAAAAACATGTAACGGTTGCTTTATCAGGTGAAGGTGCGGATGAGCTCTTCGGCGGATATAACATTTACCGTGAGCCGCTTTCGCTTAAACCGTTTGAACGCATTCCGTCCGGCCTGAAAAAAATGCTCCTGCACGTTGCGGCCGTTATGCCTGAAGGTATGAGAGGAAAGAGCTTGCTGGAGCGCGGCTGTACTCCGCTTCAAGATCGTTATATCGGTAACGCGAAGATCTTTGAAGAATCTGTCAAAAAGCAGCTGCTGAAGCATTATAATCCGAACCTTTCATATCGCGATGTGACGAAGACTTACTTTACAGAAAGCAGCTCGTACAGCGATATCAACAAAATGCAGTACGTCGATATCCACACTTGGATGCGCGGTGACATTTTGTTAAAAGCGGATAAAATGACGATGGCGAATTCTTTGGAACTGCGTGTGCCGTTCTTGGATAAAGTCGTATTCGACGTTGCTTCAAAAATTCCTGATGAGCTGAAAACGAAGAACGGCACGACGAAGTATCTTCTTCGCAAAGCCGCTGAAGGAATTGTTCCTGAGCACGTATTAAACCGCAAAAAGCTTGGTTTCCCTGTACCGATCCGTCATTGGCTGAAAAACGAAATGAACGAATGGGTGCGGAACATTATTCAGGAAAGCCAAACGGATGCTTATATCCACAAGGATTATGTCCTTCAGCTTCTTGAAGACCATTGTGCGGACAAGGCTGATAACAGCCGTAAAATCTGGACTGTACTGATCTTTATGATCTGGCACAGCATCAATATCGAAAAACGGTATATGCCTGAGGAGCTGAGCCATCAGCCTAAAGAAGTCATCTTTGTGTAA
- the metK gene encoding methionine adenosyltransferase translates to MSKNRRLFTSESVTEGHPDKICDQISDSILDEILKKDPNARVACETSVTTGLVLVSGEITTSTYVDIPKTVRQTIKEIGYTRAKYGFDAETCAVLTSIDEQSADIAMGVDQALEAREGTMSDEEIEAIGAGDQGLMFGYACNETKELMPLPISLAHKLARRLSEVRKEDILPYLRPDGKTQVTVEYDENNKPVRIDAIVISTQHHPEITLEQIQRNIKEHVINPVVPEELIDEETKYFINPTGRFVIGGPQGDAGLTGRKIIVDTYGGYARHGGGAFSGKDATKVDRSAAYAARYVAKNIVAAELADSCEVQLAYAIGVAQPVSISINTFGSGKASEEKLIEVVRNNFDLRPAGIIKMLDLRRPIYKQTAAYGHFGRHDVDLPWERTDKAEQLRKEALGE, encoded by the coding sequence ATGAGTAAAAATCGTCGTTTATTTACATCAGAATCTGTTACGGAGGGGCATCCGGATAAAATCTGTGACCAGATTTCTGACAGCATTTTAGATGAAATTTTAAAGAAAGACCCTAACGCGCGTGTTGCTTGTGAAACATCTGTGACAACTGGTTTGGTTCTTGTCAGCGGAGAGATCACAACATCTACGTATGTTGACATTCCGAAAACGGTTCGCCAAACCATTAAAGAAATCGGATACACACGTGCAAAATACGGATTTGATGCGGAAACTTGTGCGGTTTTAACATCAATTGACGAGCAGTCTGCCGATATCGCGATGGGTGTAGACCAAGCGCTTGAAGCCCGTGAAGGCACAATGAGCGACGAAGAAATTGAAGCGATCGGAGCGGGTGACCAAGGTTTAATGTTCGGTTACGCGTGCAATGAAACGAAAGAGCTTATGCCTCTTCCAATTTCACTAGCTCATAAATTGGCCCGCCGCCTGAGTGAAGTCCGTAAAGAAGATATTCTTCCGTACCTTCGCCCTGACGGCAAAACACAGGTAACGGTTGAGTACGATGAAAATAACAAGCCTGTCCGCATCGACGCGATTGTTATTTCAACTCAGCACCACCCTGAAATTACGCTTGAGCAAATCCAGCGCAACATTAAAGAACATGTGATCAATCCGGTTGTTCCTGAAGAGCTGATTGATGAAGAAACAAAATATTTCATCAACCCTACAGGACGTTTCGTTATCGGAGGCCCTCAAGGAGATGCGGGACTTACAGGACGCAAGATCATCGTTGATACGTACGGCGGCTATGCACGCCACGGCGGAGGCGCGTTCTCAGGTAAGGATGCGACGAAGGTAGACCGTTCCGCGGCGTATGCAGCAAGATACGTTGCGAAAAACATCGTTGCGGCTGAGCTTGCAGATTCTTGCGAAGTACAGCTTGCCTACGCGATCGGTGTTGCACAGCCTGTGTCAATTTCAATCAACACATTCGGTTCCGGAAAAGCTTCTGAGGAAAAACTGATTGAAGTTGTCCGCAATAACTTTGATTTACGACCTGCCGGCATTATCAAAATGCTTGATTTACGCCGTCCGATCTACAAACAAACTGCTGCGTACGGCCACTTTGGACGCCACGATGTTGATCTTCCGTGGGAACGCACAGACAAAGCAGAGCAGCTGCGTAAAGAAGCGTTAGGAGAATAA
- the pckA gene encoding phosphoenolpyruvate carboxykinase (ATP) — MNSVDLTADLQALLTSPNVRHNLSAAQLTEKVLSRNEGILTSTGAVRATTGAYTGRSPKDKFIVEEEGTKNKIDWGTVNQPISEEAFERLYTKVVSYLKQRDELFVFEGFAGADEKYRLPITVVNEFAWHNLFARQLFIRPEGNDKKTVEQPFTILSAPHFKADPKTDGTHSETFIIVSFEKRTILIGGTEYAGEMKKSIFSIMNFLLPERDILSMHCSANVGEKGDVALFFGLSGTGKTTLSADADRKLIGDDEHGWSDTGVFNIEGGCYAKCIHLSEEKEPQIFNAIRFGSVLENVVVDEDTREANYDDSFYTENTRAAYPIHMIDNIVTPSIAGHPSAIVFLTADAFGVLPPISKLTKEQAMYHFLSGYTSKLAGTERGVTSPETTFSTCFGSPFLPLPAHVYAEMLGKKIDEHGAEVFLVNTGWTGGGYGTGERMKLSYTRAMVKAAIEGKLEDAEMMTDDIFGLHIPIHVPGVPDHILQPENTWNNKEEYREKAVYLANEFKENFKKFAHTDAIAQAGGPLV; from the coding sequence ATGAACTCAGTTGATTTGACCGCTGATTTACAAGCCTTATTAACAAGCCCAAATGTGCGTCATAATTTATCAGCAGCACAGCTTACAGAAAAAGTACTATCCCGGAACGAAGGCATTTTAACATCCACGGGTGCTGTTCGGGCGACGACGGGCGCTTATACAGGACGTTCACCTAAAGACAAATTTATCGTGGAGGAAGAAGGCACGAAAAATAAGATCGATTGGGGTACGGTGAATCAGCCGATTTCAGAAGAAGCGTTTGAACGGCTGTACACGAAGGTTGTCAGCTACCTGAAACAGCGAGATGAGCTGTTTGTTTTCGAAGGATTTGCCGGAGCAGATGAAAAATACAGGCTGCCGATCACCGTCGTAAATGAGTTCGCCTGGCACAATTTATTCGCCAGACAGCTGTTTATCCGCCCGGAAGGCAATGATAAGAAAACAGTTGAACAGCCGTTTACCATTCTTTCTGCTCCGCATTTCAAAGCGGATCCAAAAACAGACGGCACACATTCCGAAACGTTTATTATTGTCTCCTTCGAAAAGCGGACGATTTTAATCGGCGGAACCGAATATGCCGGAGAAATGAAGAAATCCATTTTCTCCATTATGAATTTCCTGCTCCCTGAAAGAGACATTCTATCCATGCACTGCTCCGCCAATGTCGGTGAAAAAGGCGATGTCGCCCTTTTCTTCGGACTGTCTGGAACAGGCAAAACCACCCTGTCAGCCGATGCTGACCGCAAGCTGATCGGCGACGATGAACACGGCTGGTCTGACACAGGCGTCTTTAATATTGAAGGTGGATGCTACGCCAAGTGCATTCATTTAAGCGAAGAAAAGGAGCCTCAGATCTTTAATGCGATTCGCTTCGGGTCTGTTCTCGAAAATGTTGTTGTTGATGAAGATACACGTGAAGCCAATTACGATGATTCCTTCTACACTGAAAACACGCGGGCGGCTTACCCGATTCATATGATTGACAACATTGTGACTCCAAGCATTGCAGGCCACCCGTCAGCCATTGTATTTTTGACGGCTGATGCATTCGGAGTCCTGCCGCCGATCAGCAAATTGACGAAGGAGCAGGCGATGTACCATTTCTTGAGCGGTTATACGAGCAAGCTAGCCGGAACCGAACGCGGTGTGACGTCTCCTGAGACGACGTTCTCCACATGCTTCGGCTCACCGTTTTTGCCGCTTCCTGCTCACGTCTATGCTGAAATGCTCGGCAAAAAGATTGATGAACACGGCGCAGAGGTTTTCTTGGTCAATACCGGCTGGACCGGCGGCGGCTACGGCACAGGCGAACGCATGAAGCTTTCTTACACAAGAGCGATGGTCAAAGCTGCGATTGAAGGCAAATTAGAGGATGCAGAAATGATGACTGATGATATTTTCGGCCTGCACATTCCAATTCACGTACCTGGCGTTCCTGATCATATTCTTCAGCCGGAAAACACGTGGAACAACAAGGAAGAATACAGAGAAAAAGCTGTCTACCTCGCAAATGAATTCAAAGAGAATTTTAAAAAGTTCGCACATACAGATGCCATTGCACAGGCAGGCGGCCCTCTCGTTTAA
- a CDS encoding DUF2584 domain-containing protein: protein MGMPVEFNTLIVTKGNEVRIDENIFTLEKDGYRVYPMEIPMDVRKTKFGEKSGTAEVQKLQWEDGRTIITYKLTSLHSVN from the coding sequence TTGGGAATGCCTGTTGAATTTAATACACTGATTGTGACAAAAGGAAACGAAGTTCGCATAGATGAAAATATATTCACGTTAGAGAAAGACGGATACCGTGTGTATCCGATGGAGATTCCGATGGATGTGCGTAAAACAAAGTTTGGCGAAAAGTCGGGCACAGCTGAAGTGCAGAAGCTTCAATGGGAAGACGGCCGGACCATCATTACGTACAAGCTGACTTCTCTGCATTCTGTCAATTAA
- a CDS encoding alpha/beta hydrolase family protein: MIVEKRRFPSPNQHVRLHTICYLSNGLRVKGLLAEPAAPGQYDGFLYLRGGIKSVGMVRPGRIIQFASQGFVVFAPFYRGNQGGEGNEDFAGEDREDAFSAFRLLQRHPNVKKDRIHIFGFSRGGIMGMLTAIEMGRHAASFVSWGGVSDMILTYEERQDLRRMMKRVIGGTPKKVPEEYKWRTPFDQVDKIQAPVLLIHGEKDQNVSIQHSYLFEEKLKQLHKPVETWYYSKFTHYFPPKENRRIVRQLTQWMKNR, translated from the coding sequence TTGATTGTTGAGAAAAGAAGATTTCCGTCGCCGAACCAGCATGTGCGTCTGCATACGATCTGCTATCTTTCAAATGGCTTGCGGGTAAAGGGGCTTCTGGCTGAGCCGGCGGCACCGGGACAATATGACGGTTTTTTATATTTGCGCGGCGGGATTAAAAGCGTGGGCATGGTTCGCCCGGGCCGGATTATCCAGTTTGCATCCCAAGGGTTTGTTGTGTTTGCTCCTTTCTACAGAGGAAATCAAGGAGGGGAGGGCAACGAGGATTTTGCCGGAGAAGACAGGGAGGATGCTTTTTCCGCTTTTCGCCTGCTTCAGCGGCATCCAAATGTCAAGAAGGACAGAATCCATATCTTTGGCTTTTCCCGCGGCGGAATTATGGGAATGCTCACTGCGATTGAAATGGGGCGGCATGCGGCTTCATTCGTTTCCTGGGGAGGCGTCAGCGATATGATCCTTACATATGAAGAGCGGCAGGATTTGCGGCGCATGATGAAAAGAGTCATTGGCGGAACACCGAAAAAGGTTCCTGAGGAATACAAATGGAGAACGCCGTTTGACCAAGTAGACAAAATTCAGGCACCCGTGCTGTTAATCCATGGAGAAAAAGACCAAAACGTTTCGATTCAGCATTCCTATTTATTTGAAGAGAAGCTCAAGCAGCTGCATAAGCCGGTGGAGACGTGGTACTACAGTAAATTCACACATTATTTTCCACCAAAAGAAAACCGGCGTATCGTGCGGCAGCTCACACAATGGATGAAGAACCGCTGA
- a CDS encoding ABC transporter substrate-binding protein — MNKWLRLGCACVGSIFLMIALAACKQEETLTKVKVAEVTHSIFYAPLYVAESKGFFKEEGLDVDVNTTWGGDKTMTSLLSNGSDIALVGSETSIYVEAQGAKDPVINFAQLTQTDGTFLVAREDIEHFDWNLLEGKTFLGQRKGGMPQMVGEYVLNKHKIDPHKDVDLIQNIDFANIANAFASGTGDYVQLFEPQASLFEKKGIGHIVASFGEESGEVPYTTFMAKQSYLKKHEDTAVKFTKAIYKAQQWVENHSAKDITDVIKDEFDDTDPEVIETSIERYKKQHSYSPDPLLNEKEWELLQTIMDQSGELPKHIPYNKLVNKQIAEKVTSEK; from the coding sequence GTGAACAAATGGTTAAGGCTGGGCTGCGCCTGTGTCGGCAGCATCTTTCTGATGATCGCCCTGGCGGCTTGCAAACAGGAAGAAACACTCACCAAAGTCAAAGTAGCTGAAGTGACCCATTCGATTTTTTACGCGCCTTTATATGTTGCCGAGTCTAAAGGATTTTTCAAGGAAGAAGGGCTTGATGTCGATGTAAATACAACATGGGGCGGCGACAAAACGATGACATCGCTTCTCTCAAACGGTTCAGATATCGCGCTTGTCGGGTCAGAAACGTCTATTTATGTCGAAGCACAAGGGGCGAAGGACCCCGTCATTAATTTCGCCCAGCTGACGCAGACAGACGGAACGTTTCTTGTCGCAAGAGAAGATATCGAACACTTCGACTGGAACCTATTAGAAGGAAAAACATTTCTCGGCCAGAGAAAAGGCGGCATGCCGCAAATGGTTGGCGAGTATGTGCTGAACAAGCATAAGATTGACCCGCATAAAGATGTTGACCTAATCCAGAACATAGACTTCGCCAATATCGCCAATGCATTTGCTTCTGGAACCGGCGACTATGTACAGCTCTTTGAGCCGCAAGCTTCCCTCTTTGAGAAAAAAGGCATCGGACATATCGTGGCTTCGTTCGGAGAAGAATCAGGCGAGGTTCCTTATACGACTTTTATGGCAAAACAAAGCTATCTGAAGAAACATGAAGACACAGCCGTCAAGTTTACAAAAGCCATTTATAAGGCGCAGCAGTGGGTGGAAAATCACTCGGCGAAGGACATCACAGACGTCATTAAAGATGAATTTGATGATACCGACCCAGAAGTCATCGAGACATCAATCGAGCGCTATAAAAAGCAGCATTCGTATTCGCCAGACCCTCTCCTCAACGAAAAAGAATGGGAGCTGCTCCAAACGATTATGGATCAATCCGGAGAACTGCCGAAGCACATTCCATACAATAAGCTTGTAAATAAACAAATTGCCGAAAAAGTCACCTCGGAAAAATAG
- a CDS encoding ABC transporter ATP-binding protein has translation MSFLHVDHVTHTYFSVKEKTTAVRDIHFDAEKGDFISFLGPSGCGKTTLLSIIAGLIEPSEGRVLIDGREPNQKEHNIGYMLQQDYLFPWKSIEENVLLGLKIADTLTEESKAAALGLLPEFGLIDVEKKYPKELSGGMRQRAALARTLAPDPSLLLLDEPFSALDFQTKLSLENLVFRTLKEYQKTAVLVTHDIGEAIAMSDTIFLFSNQPGTIHQIFTIPKELSAMMPFDARQEPSFQTLFQTIWKELNSLEKQQRNH, from the coding sequence ATGTCTTTCTTACATGTCGACCATGTAACCCATACTTATTTTTCTGTTAAAGAAAAAACGACGGCCGTGCGGGATATTCATTTCGATGCCGAAAAAGGCGATTTCATTTCATTTCTAGGCCCAAGCGGCTGCGGAAAAACAACACTGCTTTCCATTATTGCCGGGCTGATTGAGCCATCGGAAGGCAGAGTTCTGATTGATGGCCGTGAACCGAATCAAAAAGAACATAACATCGGCTACATGCTTCAGCAGGATTACTTATTTCCCTGGAAATCTATCGAGGAAAATGTGCTTCTCGGATTAAAAATCGCCGACACGCTGACAGAAGAAAGCAAGGCCGCTGCACTCGGTCTATTGCCGGAGTTCGGCCTTATAGATGTGGAGAAAAAATACCCGAAAGAGCTGTCAGGCGGAATGCGCCAGCGGGCCGCGCTTGCAAGAACTCTAGCGCCAGATCCAAGTCTGCTTTTGCTGGATGAGCCATTTTCCGCGCTTGATTTTCAGACAAAGCTGTCATTGGAAAACCTGGTATTCCGCACATTAAAGGAGTATCAAAAAACAGCAGTGCTTGTCACTCATGATATTGGGGAAGCGATAGCGATGAGCGATACGATCTTTTTATTTTCAAACCAGCCGGGCACCATCCATCAGATTTTCACCATTCCTAAAGAATTGTCCGCCATGATGCCTTTTGACGCCCGCCAGGAGCCATCCTTCCAGACGCTGTTT